A region of the Hypomesus transpacificus isolate Combined female unplaced genomic scaffold, fHypTra1 scaffold_160, whole genome shotgun sequence genome:
CGCCAGCAGGGGTAGACTCAGAGATATCCAAATGCATTGTATCTCTTCGAAAATTAGGTGCATTGTCGTTAATGTCCAAGACCTCCAATTCAATATTAAACATCCGTATCGGATTTTCAATTGTAGCATCCAGTTTAAGAAAGCATGTTGTTTTTGATATGCAAAGGTATTCCCTGTCGATTTTCTCAACGACGTAGAGTTCCCCAGTTTCTTTGTTCACATCTAGGTATTTCTTATTAGCGATTACATCCAAGCGCATTTTCCTTTTACTAAGAGTTTTAACATCAAGTCCCAAATCCGCGGCTAAATTTGCTACTACCGAACCTTCCTTCAGTTCTTCAGGAATAGAATAGTGGGTAACTGCAGAAATTGTGTTCAGAACGGCAAAATACATAAGAAAGACCGAAACATACCATCTCCACGCCTGGGCATCAATGTGTAGTTCCATTGTTCAACAACACTGGAAAACGGTCTTATAATACAGTATATCGTCACAGAAAGAAGTTTGTCCTCTAAAATTATGTGAAAATGTTATGAACCTTCTTATTCAATGGTCTTGTGATGTTGTACTATTGCAAATATCCTTTCTTTACCGATGGCGGAGTCAGCACCTGCAGCTGTTCCACACTACGACGCCCAACATGGCGATCGTGACATCACAAATGAATGGTTAGACTGGTTAACAGCGACGCTGTGTGTATACGACCAGTTAGCACAACTCGGGTCATGTCATTATATTGGGATCATGGAAGACGTTTTGAGAGACTATTTAAAATACATGTATACGTCGGAAACTGTATGACTTTGTAGCCTACTACCAAACGTCTTACCTGAAGATTCACTAGTCGTAAAAGGACAGAATATATTACTATCTTACCTGCAGAGTAGAAGCGGCTGAGTCGCTGGTCTCTGTCAGTCCCGTGCTTCTTGGAATACTGGACACGATGTATCTGGATCCCTTTGGCACAGGCTGTCTGACTACCAGCTTTCCCTTCCTAGTCTCCGCTAGAAACAGACTGTACCAGTAGGCATCGTTGGAGACCAGGGTGGAATCCGCGATGGTGGAGTTCCTATCGCTGATCACGCTGTTCCTGAAGGGAGGAGCTGCTTTGCTAGGCTTCGGGTGCTGACACTTCAGCACACAGGTGACCAATATGGTGATCAGTAACAGAAACGACACCGAGCCCAGTCCGATCACCAGGTAcaggttgaggtcagagaagaTGTCATATTCTAGAGGTACTTCAGTCATGTCAGAGTAGGCTTTAACAGCAGTCTCCACCGTGGACAGCTTGATGGTGACAGTAGCAGAGAGCGCAGGCTCTCCGTTGTCCTTAGCGATGACAACCAGCCGTTGGTAACGTGGGTCTCTGTAACTGAACATTCTCATAGTCCGGATCTCTCCGTTGTATTGATCCAGACTGAATAACGTGGCGTCAGTCACCTGGAGAAACTGGTATGTTATCCGAGAGTTCTGTACCGAATCAGTGTCTATAGCTATCACCTTGGAAACCAGGGATCCTTTATCGGTGGATCTGGGGATCTTTTCCTCGACTACCGATCCATGTGCGCGCCACGGAGAGACGATGACTGGAGTGTTGTCATTCTGGTCCATAATAATGATGTGCACAGTCACGTTATTGCTGAGTGGAGGGACACCGGAGTCTCTGGCCTCGATGTGGAAAAGAAACTCCTTCTCTATTTCGTAATCAAACGTCTTTAGAGCGTAAAGATTACCGTTCTCTGGATTGATGGAGAACAGCATGGACATGGAGGTGTTCACAATCTCCTTTTCTATTATAAAATAAACGAGATACTGGTTTTCATGGAGATCAGGATCAAACGCAGTGAGGGAACTTAACAATGCCCCAGGTGCGTTATTCTCAGTAACAGGTATAGCGTAGAACGACTGAGGAAACAGTGGAACGTTATCGTTAACATCCAGAAGTTCTAAAGTCATCGTTTCATTGTCAGATAATGGAGGCGATCCCCTGTCTGTAACAGTGAAAGTGATGTCATATTCTggtactttctctctgtctaaagGCTCTGAAACCACCAGTTCATAATAGTTATCAGAAGACTCTCGAAGTGCAAAAGGTAGATTATTTGGAATATGTATATCTACTACACCATTTTCACCAGAATCTTTATCACTGACACTAACCACGGCAATCACTGTGTCTACTGCTACATTCTCTTTGATTGGACTCTGGAATGATTTGATGGATATTTCAGGGTGATTATCATTCATATCTGTGACTAGAATGGTTATTTTACACTGACCTGATAAAGGATTGGCTCCCTTGTCTGTTGCTATGACTTCCATGTCATAAATCCGAAAGTCTTCATAATTAATCATTTCTTTCACCGTGATCTCACCGGTGTTGGGGTTTAAGCTAAATGTGTTTTGCGTTTTCTCTGACGTATACAAACTATAGAAGTACATCATTTCTGAGTTACTTCCCTCATCTAAGTCAGTCGCATTCATTTGAACCACAACGCTTCCAATCGGAGAATTTTCCACAACGTTAACGTTGAAAGTATCTCTATCAAAGAGAGGGGCGTTGTCATTCGTGTCTAGGACGCGAACAATTATACTTGCTGTACCGGAGTGGGTGGGGACTCCGCCGTCTATAGCGGTGAGAATTAGATTATGAATAGCTTGCGCCTCACGGTCCAAAACCTTTTTCAGAATCAAATCAGCAAACTTTGACCCATCTCTACCAGTTTGGATTTCTATATCGAAATGCTCACTTTCGCCTAAAATATATGTTTGTACGGAATTTGAACCAACGTCAGGGTCGACTGCATTGTTAACAGAAAAACGTTCTCCAGCCTGGGTTGCTTCAGATATATCCAGATTGATGGTGTCCCTTCGAAAATGAGGCGCGTTGTCGTTAATATCTATTATCTCTATTTCGATGTAAAATATCCGCTGGGGGTTTTCTATTATCGCCTCCAT
Encoded here:
- the LOC124489008 gene encoding LOW QUALITY PROTEIN: protocadherin alpha-C2-like (The sequence of the model RefSeq protein was modified relative to this genomic sequence to represent the inferred CDS: inserted 1 base in 1 codon) — its product is MEASFKTTRCERYVSVFLIFFAMLNAASAVTHYSIPEEXEERSVVANLATDLGLDVKTLTKRNMRLDVIASKKYLDVNKDTGELYIVVTIDREYLCTTKTSTSCFLKMEAIIENPQRIFYIEIEIIDINDNAPHFRRDTINLDISEATQAGERFSVNNAVDPDVGSNSVQTYILGESEHFDIEIQTGRDGSKFADLILKKVLDREAQAIHNLILTAIDGGVPTHSGTASIIVRVLDTNDNAPLFDRDTFNVNVVENSPIGSVVVQMNATDLDEGSNSEMMYFYSLYTSEKTQNTFSLNPNTGEITVKEMINYEDFRIYDMEVIATDKGANPLSGQCKITILVTDMNDNHPEISIKSFQSPIKENVAVDTVIAVVSVSDKDSGENGVVDIHIPNNLPFALRESSDNYYELVVSEPLDREKVPEYDITFTVTDRGSPPLSDNETMTLELLDVNDNVPLFPQSFYAIPVTENNAPGALLSSLTAFDPDLHENQYLVYFIIEKEIVNTSMSMLFSINPENGNLYALKTFDYEIEKEFLFHIEARDSGVPPLSNNVTVHIIIMDQNDNTPVIVSPWRAHGSVVEEKIPRSTDKGSLVSKVIAIDTDSVQNSRITYQFLQVTDATLFSLDQYNGEIRTMRMFSYRDPRYQRLVVIAKDNGEPALSATVTIKLSTVETAVKAYSDMTEVPLEYDIFSDLNLYLVIGLGSVSFLLLITILVTCVLKCQHPKPSKAAPPFRNSVISDRNSTIADSTLVSNDAYWYSLFLAETRKGKLVVRQPVPKGSRYIVSSIPRSTGLTETSDSAASTLQVR